One stretch of Lentisphaerota bacterium DNA includes these proteins:
- a CDS encoding 4Fe-4S binding protein: MRTFKALWMGVGVWVTALTLRAADRFPRPDFKTDYVSPDLLLPGARGPLLEWLDVAVLAAALALAGWLAIRNRSRRGLVLLTLFSLGYFGFWRRGCVCAVGAVQNLALGWADASCAIPLTVIAFFVLPLLATLLVGRVFCASVCPLGAIQELALWRPIKTPIWLNHTLGLLPWGYLSVAVLFAATGAGFLICEWDPFVGFFRLGAPFHLAVTGALFLLASLFIGRPYCRFACPYGAILGLLSRVSRRHTTITPDACVQCRLCEDACPYGAIRSPLPAAAPESRATGVRRLALILAAVPLIAVAAAATGYFFGNLLSRAHPRVALALEIHRDAAQPMSLEREAFFTSGRATVALDAEARAIQRRFAVGGVFLGALLALTVGAQLIGLALWRSRTDYEPDRARCFSCGRCFAYCPVGRKRKESPK, from the coding sequence ATGCGCACGTTTAAAGCTCTGTGGATGGGCGTGGGCGTCTGGGTGACAGCGCTGACGCTCCGGGCGGCGGATCGTTTTCCGCGGCCAGATTTCAAAACGGACTATGTGTCGCCCGACCTCCTCCTGCCCGGCGCCAGAGGGCCGCTACTGGAGTGGCTGGACGTCGCGGTTCTGGCTGCGGCTCTGGCGCTGGCGGGCTGGCTCGCCATCCGGAATCGGTCGCGGCGGGGGTTGGTGCTGCTCACCCTCTTCAGCCTGGGTTATTTCGGCTTCTGGCGACGCGGCTGTGTCTGCGCCGTCGGCGCCGTGCAAAATCTGGCGCTGGGGTGGGCCGATGCCAGTTGCGCGATTCCGCTGACGGTCATCGCGTTTTTTGTTCTGCCGTTGCTGGCGACGCTGCTCGTCGGCCGCGTGTTCTGCGCGTCGGTCTGTCCTCTGGGCGCGATCCAGGAACTGGCGTTGTGGCGGCCGATCAAGACGCCCATCTGGCTGAATCACACGCTTGGCCTTCTGCCCTGGGGGTATCTGAGCGTCGCCGTGCTGTTTGCCGCGACGGGCGCGGGTTTCCTGATTTGCGAATGGGATCCCTTTGTGGGCTTCTTCCGGCTGGGCGCGCCGTTCCATCTGGCGGTCACGGGCGCGCTGTTTCTTCTGGCGAGCCTGTTCATCGGCCGCCCCTACTGCCGGTTTGCGTGTCCGTACGGCGCGATCCTTGGGCTACTGTCCCGCGTCTCGCGGCGGCACACGACGATCACCCCGGACGCCTGCGTGCAATGCCGCCTCTGCGAGGACGCGTGTCCCTACGGCGCCATCCGCAGTCCGCTGCCCGCCGCCGCGCCCGAGTCGCGCGCGACGGGCGTTCGGCGGCTGGCGCTGATTCTGGCGGCCGTACCGCTCATCGCCGTCGCCGCCGCGGCAACGGGATATTTTTTCGGCAATCTGCTGTCGCGGGCGCATCCCCGCGTGGCGCTGGCGCTGGAGATTCATCGGGATGCGGCGCAGCCCATGAGCCTGGAGCGGGAGGCCTTCTTCACATCGGGCCGTGCGACCGTGGCGCTCGACGCCGAGGCGCGCGCGATTCAGAGGCGATTTGCTGTGGGTGGCGTCTTTCTCGGCGCGCTGCTGGCGCTCACGGTTGGGGCTCAACTGATCGGACTGGCGCTCTGGCGGTCGCGAACCGACTACGAGCCGGACCGGGCGCGCTGCTTCAGTTGCGGCCGTTGCTTCGCGTATTGCCCGGTCGGTAGAAAGCGAAAGGAGTCGCCGAAATGA